The segment AAGGAGaccccgcccccggccccgccccggggcGTGTCCGGAAGGGGGCGTGGCCAGCGCCGCCCGTcgccgcgggccgggccgggccgggccggtcGCCGCCGCCATCGCCGCCATGGCCTGGGGCGCCTCGCTCGCCGAGTGCCTGCGCGAgtgggaggagctgcaggacgGCTACCAGCGCATCCAGGTACCACCGGccccgggacacccccgggCTGGGACCGAGGGAGCGCTCCGGCCGAGCGCGGCACGCCGGGGTTACCGGCACCGGGGGTGGGAGATCCCCCGCGGGCGCCCCGCAGCATCCCCAGCGGGTACGGCGGGCAGCcgggctctcccctctgcagTCCGGGTGCTTtccccctgtgtcccagccctcGGGTACGAGCCTTGGGGCAAAGCTTTGCCTTGGGGCAAAGCGTTTCGGAGCAGGGCAGCGGTgccgggctgtgccggggcgcggggctcgggaAGAGCGGGGTACCCCGGGCTGATGCCCCAGCCCGCCGCGGACGTGGCGCGGAGACCTCAGATCTCCCggttttcctgctgggagcGGCGGTGCCTGGCGTGGCACGTTCGGACGAGGTGCGCAGATGCTGTTTCGCTCCTTGTCGTTCCTCTCAGCCCGGCTCGGGGCAGCCCGGAGACAGCCAGCCCCGCGGGGAAACCGGCCAGCAGAGCCGAGGTCTCCCGGAATGCAGGCACGCTTCAGCCAGGCGCCTTGTCCCGACTGCCATAGCCTGTCACCGCCGGGGCTGGCCGGCGGCTCCGTGCCAGGAAAGTGACCGGTGTCAGAGGTGCTTCCACCTGCTTTGTGTAATCCCCAGGGCGCTGCCTGCCGGAGAAGGAGTGGGCAGGGTTCAGCTCACACAGGGTCACCCAAGGGAAAGGTTGGCCAACCACCTCCTGCTGCCGCTCAGGTCACTCGGCTGCAGCTGCACCCGTTCCCgttccccctccttcccccccgAGAGCGGGGTGAAGCGGATGTTGTTGCGGGCACGTCGCTGCTCTGCCCAGATCTGGGGCAAGGGAGGCTTTGAGAAACCTCCTCTTGCTCCATAGGGGTTGCGTGGATGTCCCGGGTCGCCCACTTGGAGCCCTGAGTGCAGCCACTCAGCGCCGGCCCTTCCCTTCGGCGCCTCCTCCCGCCGTGACTCCTCATCCAGGCTGTCTCCGAGCGAGCGTGCAGCTCGGATGCTGGCACGGCTAAAGGACTTGTCACAAAAGCCACTTGCTCACAGTTCACCCCAGAGCCAGAAGGAGGTGACTCTAGATGGCAGCAGGAAAGCTTGATGGTCAAGCAGGGAATGTCCTCAGATAAATCAGGGACATAAATCACTGCCGTGGAGCCAGGACTATCTGGGATCTGTTCCCTCCTTGCTGTTGCTTGTCACCAGAGGGAGAAGGTTTCTCTCCTCTGCTCTTGGTTTCACCTTTCTCCTTTGGGAACAACTTTGAAGATTTGGTGATCAAGATCTGGTTGATAAGAGCTACAGAGGCTAGAACTTGTTCATGCCAAGGTCTAGTCCAAGGGTCGGCATGAGCAGCGTGTAAGTCcctgctggaggtggcactcaggcTGCTGTGGCCGAGGTGAGgctgttttcctgctgtccTGGACAAGCAGCAGCATTgatccagcagctctcccctttccctcctaAAAATAGTGGAGAAATGCATCCAGCCTTATCCAGGTGCAGTTGGGTTACCGGGCAcgtggctgcagccctgctgggagcccTTCCTCTTTGTCCAGCTCACTGACAGGCTCCTTCCAGCTTCCCAGGGGTGCTCAGGTGGGGCCCCAAAGCCATGAGCTGGGAGACAAAGAGCTGCTCATCCTGTCCAGCACTCGAAGCCACTGTGGTACCACAGTTGTACCCTGGCCCACACAGCGTTTATTGCCAAGTCTTTCCTATCTGCTGTGTGCAGTCATTGGTGTCCCGAACACGGGAACATCCTGTGGATAGCCTGcttgggaatggggatgggcaTTCCCATGGAAGCAGGCTGTCCCCAGACACACCTGGCCTTCTGCAGCCACCCCTCCTCTcacccagcagctgcacaggtgAAATTAAGGATATTTGTTTAACAAAAGCATCATAGAGGGCCCAAGGATAGGGGTGTCTGGGCAGGCAGCTCTAATGTGTGCTGGTCTCTCCTTCCCAGGACAACCACAGGCTGTACAAGCAGAAACTCGAGGAGCTGACCAAGCTGCAGGATGGGATCTCCAGCTCCATCGCCCGGCAGAAGAAGCGGCTGAAGGAGCTGTCGCTCTCCCTCAAAACGTGAGTCAGAGCTCTGTGACAGCACGGGAGGGGAGAGCAGTAAGGACGGGGCTGCTGAGCTCCCCTCACGCCTCAAATGCAAACTTCTCTGcagccaggggctgtggggaggctGTTCTTCCCCAGCCCCCCTTTCCTGTGCCCTGTTTGCTGTTCAGAGCTTGCAAGGGTTTTGCAGGTACCATGAACTGCTCCTCTCCTGCACAAAGCTCTCCCCATCCTTCCTAAGGGTGAGAGACCCATCTGGCCTCACCTTGCTCCCTTCTCTTGAGCAACATCATGGCCTGACAGAGGAGCTCGCCCTGCAGATGGAGTTGTGGACTTGCCTCCCATCCACCTTCCCTGTCCTTGGGGTGTCCTTGCCCCAGTCAGTCACTTGTGGAGTGCCAGCACGTGCTGGTCACGTTACAGAGGCTCTCCTGATGCCAGTGCCTGTGTCTGCTCCCCAGATGCAAAGCCCAAGCAACTCCCGAGCAGGAAGCATCCATCCAAGAGACCCAGAGCCTGATTAAAGAGAGGCAGAACGTGTTCTTTGAGATGGAGGCCTATCTGCCAAAGAAGAACGGGTGAGAAGGCacctcagctccagctggggcACCAGGGCCACCCTCCACATCCCTGTGGCTGTAACGCTGCAGGCACAGACCCCAGAGCTGTCACCCTGCACCCAGCGgtgtcacagctctgctgctccactTGGGCTCCCCAAGGACACCTGGCCAGGAGCCAGAAGTGCTGCCCCTCACTCCTCTGCCTGCTCATGGCCATCACCCACCCTTGCACCCTTGTTGTGCCCGAGGAGAAGCCCTGGTGAACACCCCAGTGCCTGTGGGACGTGGGGTGTGTGCTCCCCCATCCATCCCCCTGCCCGTGGGAGGGGATTCCAGAGGGTTTGTGCCTGCCAGCTCCGAGTGGAAGCACCTGGGGGCTCATCCCTCGCCCCACTGGTGGCACAAGAGGGGACAGTTCCACAGGCAGGTCCTCGTGCTAACACTCTGCTCTCTCCCCAGGTTGTACCTGAGTCTGGTGCTCGGCAATGTGAACGTGACACTGCTCAGCAAACAGGCCAAGTACGGCCCCTCCTCACTGCTCCTCTGATTTTCCTGGCTTGGGATCCCCTTGGCACCAGGAacaacagctcctcccaggcAGACATGGGGAGACACTTGGTTCACCTTGTGTAGATTCCCTTCCTGAGCTGTTTTCTGCATCACTTCCCAAGAATCAGCCAAATTCTTGGCTCCCCCtcacattcctgctgctgggctgggatggaCCATTAGCTCTGACAAGTTAACGGGATCCTCCACCGAAGCCATGTCCGTGTTTCCACTGTAGTAGGAACTTCCAGGAAAGACAGACAGTGGCTAgtcccctcctcttcccttggGGAAACACCAGAAGTTGGTTTTGGCCCCTTAGTGCCTTTCCCTTGCTAGAGATGCCCAGCCAGGAgccactcccctctccctctgctccccaaTCCTCCCCTTGTAGATGTGTGCAGATCCCAGTCTGCCCATCTTCCCCACGAGGGCCACCCACCAggttggggtggtttggggtgcTCAGACGTGTCCCAGCTGTGTGGAAGCAGCCTGATGTGCTCTGCTCTCAGAAATACCCCCAAGGCAAGGTTCTTCCCGAGTGCGTCCCAGAGGTTCCCAAAAGGACATCACTTCACCCAAGCCACATGGGATGGGAGGACACAGATTCCCAGCAGCCCCCTTGCTCCAAGCCTGTCCTTGTGCTTCCCTGCAGGTTTGCATATAAAGATGAGTACGAGAAGTTCAAGCTCTACCTCACCATCATCCTACTCATTGTCTCCTTCTCCTGTCGGTTCCTCCTCAACTCCAGGTAAGTCTGGCTTGGTGCTGGGTAGAGATCTCCTGCCAGAGCTCCCCCACCCTTCTCTCCCATCCTGGAATATCCAGAGCTGAACAGGAGATCCTGGTAAAGTATCTGGACAGTGCCCTGGAGGTGGGGTGGCCTTTGTGGCTGCCATGGCCATGGTGGGTGGTGGGGAGCAGGTCCCTTCCCTTGGGGGTGGGTGTCCCACGGGCTGTCACCATGCCTGTGCTCCCAGCACGTGCCTTCACACCCTGCTCTGTGTGACCCAGGGTGACAGACGCTGTCTTCAACTTCCTCCTGGTGTGGTACTACTGCACCCTCACCATCCGCGAGAGCATCTTGATCAACAACGGCTCCAAGTGAGTGCCCTGGGCCCGGGGAGGGGCTGGGccttctctgcagggctgggggagctgggacccatcacaggggagcagctccctcctaCTCAGGGTGTGTGCAaaccctgctgggagctgcaggagcagggcaggaggaacCTCCCGTGCGGAGGCGGTGGGGAAGGTGGAGCTGGAAGGGCCCTGGGTCCTGCTCTGAGGAGCATTTCCCaaccagccctgggagctgtgggatggctggggctgggctgctccactCTC is part of the Anomalospiza imberbis isolate Cuckoo-Finch-1a 21T00152 chromosome 20, ASM3175350v1, whole genome shotgun sequence genome and harbors:
- the TMEM120A gene encoding ion channel TACAN, whose translation is MAWGASLAECLREWEELQDGYQRIQDNHRLYKQKLEELTKLQDGISSSIARQKKRLKELSLSLKTCKAQATPEQEASIQETQSLIKERQNVFFEMEAYLPKKNGLYLSLVLGNVNVTLLSKQAKFAYKDEYEKFKLYLTIILLIVSFSCRFLLNSRVTDAVFNFLLVWYYCTLTIRESILINNGSKIKGWWVFHHYISTFLSGVMLTWPDGLMYQMFRNQFLSFSMYQSFVQFLQYYYQSGCLYRLRALGERHNMDLTVEGFQSWMWRGLTFLLPFLFFGQFWQLYNAITLFRMLQHPECKEWQVLMCGLPFSILFLGNFFTTLRVVHQKIQNKNQDTKEN